A genomic segment from Lignipirellula cremea encodes:
- a CDS encoding putative sugar nucleotidyl transferase has product MSVVVFEDHATERLYPITLGRLAYNISCGGYRLCDGLRDLGAPVRSVARPHLLEIERADFSDFAPARHSAGARTQMLVNARVVPSRTNFQTLQQLLKEGRSGVIFDDREAIAAVVLAGDTPPPPLELSVENLPDYFNYARIPSLPPLPQTLTLFDYPHDVIRFHMQILEENLNHRLAQGDYTELVDGVFGAPGARLGEHVVVAPGSGPILLDENATIGPFCFLSGAAYLGKNARVIEHSALKDGVSLGHTTKIGGEVEASVIEPYTNKQHYGFLGHSYLGSWINLGAGTCNSDLKNTYGVVNMEYRGEKTPTGMQFVGCIMGDYAKSAINTGIFTGKVIGSCSMVYGFVTTNVPSFVNYARLFGQVTELPPEVQIATQERMFKRRKVEQRPCDAQLIQDMYILSQHERQLAGEPLSL; this is encoded by the coding sequence ATGAGTGTTGTCGTTTTTGAAGACCACGCTACCGAACGGCTTTATCCCATTACGCTGGGACGACTGGCCTATAACATCAGTTGCGGCGGTTATCGGCTGTGCGACGGCTTGCGCGACCTGGGCGCGCCGGTGCGATCCGTGGCTCGCCCCCATCTGCTGGAAATCGAGCGGGCCGATTTTTCCGACTTTGCCCCGGCTCGCCATAGCGCAGGCGCCCGCACGCAAATGCTGGTGAACGCTCGGGTGGTTCCCTCGCGCACGAACTTTCAAACGCTGCAGCAGCTGCTGAAGGAAGGCCGTTCCGGCGTGATATTCGACGACCGGGAAGCGATCGCCGCCGTGGTGCTGGCGGGCGATACGCCCCCGCCGCCTTTGGAATTGTCGGTGGAGAACCTGCCGGACTATTTCAACTACGCCCGCATTCCCAGCCTGCCGCCGCTGCCGCAAACGCTGACCCTGTTTGATTACCCTCACGATGTGATCCGCTTTCACATGCAGATTCTCGAAGAGAATCTCAACCATCGTCTGGCGCAGGGCGACTATACCGAGCTGGTCGACGGCGTGTTCGGCGCGCCGGGAGCCCGACTGGGCGAACATGTCGTGGTGGCGCCGGGCAGCGGACCGATCCTGCTGGACGAGAACGCCACCATTGGTCCGTTCTGCTTTTTAAGCGGCGCCGCCTACCTGGGAAAGAACGCCCGCGTGATCGAGCACTCCGCTTTGAAGGACGGCGTCTCCCTGGGCCATACAACCAAAATCGGCGGCGAGGTCGAAGCCTCAGTCATTGAACCGTATACCAACAAACAGCATTACGGCTTCCTCGGACACAGCTACCTGGGCAGCTGGATCAACCTGGGCGCCGGCACCTGCAACAGCGACCTGAAAAACACCTACGGCGTGGTCAACATGGAGTACCGGGGCGAGAAAACGCCCACCGGCATGCAGTTTGTCGGCTGTATCATGGGCGACTACGCCAAGTCGGCGATCAACACGGGCATTTTTACCGGCAAGGTCATCGGTTCCTGCAGCATGGTTTACGGCTTTGTCACCACGAACGTGCCCAGCTTTGTGAACTACGCCCGACTCTTTGGCCAAGTGACGGAACTGCCGCCCGAGGTGCAGATCGCCACGCAGGAACGCATGTTCAAACGCCGCAAGGTCGAGCAACGTCCTTGCGACGCGCAGCTGATCCAGGATATGTACATCCTGAGCCAGCACGAACGCCAGTTGGCGGGCGAACCGTTGTCGCTGTAG
- a CDS encoding GGDEF domain-containing protein, whose amino-acid sequence MPTELAAASLPIFALGIGLGALVVLTALMAGLWYGRRSSAPPASIEFQTEQILRMLQGVSRFTSGVAGDVSEHQEHFRRLLARLNNAEKNPGETSDEAASEVVHEILSANDALQKRLDDAETALKNQSHELAGYMTEARTDGLTELPNRRSFDDDLAARFAQWKRYRTPLSVMMVDIDHFKKFNDTHGHLAGDAVLKQVAQTLRDALRRSDVLVRFGGEEFAVILPSTTVADGGIAASHMLHAVAEKAFLYEGKVLRVTVSCGVAEAQPGDTEITLVKRADEALYAAKKAGRNCVYRHVGDRLERGDAGPTPAALTPAPLSSQKTANDFSQVCDDLRRRLLEVAGKDPQRDST is encoded by the coding sequence ATGCCAACTGAACTGGCCGCAGCGAGTCTTCCCATTTTTGCACTAGGCATCGGCCTGGGCGCACTGGTGGTTTTGACCGCCCTGATGGCCGGGCTCTGGTACGGTCGCCGCAGCTCAGCGCCGCCGGCCTCGATTGAATTCCAGACGGAACAGATTCTCCGCATGCTCCAGGGGGTCAGTCGTTTCACCTCCGGCGTGGCGGGCGATGTGTCCGAGCACCAGGAACACTTCCGCCGACTGCTGGCCCGGCTGAACAACGCCGAAAAGAATCCAGGCGAAACCTCGGACGAGGCAGCCAGCGAAGTTGTGCACGAAATTCTCTCGGCCAACGACGCCCTGCAGAAACGGCTGGACGATGCCGAAACGGCATTGAAAAACCAGTCGCATGAACTGGCCGGCTATATGACCGAAGCCCGCACCGACGGACTGACCGAACTGCCCAACCGGCGTTCCTTCGACGACGACCTGGCCGCCCGCTTCGCCCAGTGGAAGCGCTATCGTACGCCGTTGTCGGTAATGATGGTCGACATCGATCACTTCAAAAAGTTCAACGACACGCATGGGCACCTGGCCGGCGACGCCGTCCTGAAACAAGTCGCCCAGACGCTCCGCGACGCCCTCCGTCGCAGCGATGTGCTGGTCCGTTTCGGCGGGGAAGAGTTCGCCGTGATTCTGCCGAGCACCACCGTCGCCGACGGCGGCATCGCCGCCAGCCACATGCTCCACGCGGTGGCGGAAAAGGCCTTCCTGTACGAGGGGAAAGTTCTGCGCGTCACGGTCAGCTGCGGCGTGGCCGAAGCCCAGCCGGGCGACACCGAAATCACGCTCGTCAAAAGGGCCGACGAAGCGCTCTACGCCGCCAAAAAGGCCGGTCGCAATTGCGTGTATCGCCACGTAGGCGACCGCCTGGAACGGGGCGACGCAGGCCCCACGCCGGCTGCCCTGACGCCGGCGCCGCTGTCTTCCCAGAAAACGGCAAACGATTTCAGCCAGGTCTGCGACGACCTGCGCCGCCGCCTGCTCGAAGTCGCCGGCAAAGATCCCCAGCGCGACTCCACCTGA
- a CDS encoding NADPH:quinone reductase has translation MKAAYIEETGPPQNIQYGDLPQPSPGPGQVLIKVAAAAINPVDTYIRNGANYWPLPQPFIIGCDAAGEVVEVGEGASRFQPGDRVWTTNQGLMGRQGVFAEYAAVDEDWVYAIPDGVDAETAAANALVGVTAHLGLSGRARLAENETLFLHGGSGGVGSMVLQMAKAVGARVMTTAGSEEKMAVCRELGADLVVNYKTDDVDAALQQFAPGGVNVFWETQREPNFEQIVSRMAERGRIVLMAGRDARPVFPVGPFYVKELSLLGVVMFKATAEEMRVSAEQMNAWMAAGKLRPQIGARMPLAEAAAAHQLQEENTLHQAGTLTGKIVLTP, from the coding sequence ATGAAGGCTGCATACATTGAAGAAACGGGGCCGCCGCAAAACATTCAGTACGGCGATCTGCCCCAGCCGTCGCCCGGCCCTGGCCAGGTGCTGATCAAAGTGGCGGCGGCTGCGATCAATCCAGTCGACACGTACATTCGCAACGGCGCCAACTACTGGCCGCTGCCTCAGCCGTTTATCATCGGCTGCGATGCGGCCGGCGAGGTCGTGGAGGTCGGCGAGGGAGCGTCGCGATTCCAGCCAGGCGATCGGGTCTGGACGACCAACCAGGGGCTGATGGGCCGGCAAGGCGTTTTTGCCGAGTATGCCGCCGTCGATGAAGACTGGGTCTACGCCATTCCCGACGGCGTCGACGCCGAAACGGCGGCCGCGAACGCGCTGGTCGGAGTCACGGCCCATCTGGGTCTGAGTGGCCGGGCCCGTCTGGCGGAGAACGAAACGCTGTTCCTGCATGGCGGCTCCGGCGGCGTCGGCTCGATGGTGCTGCAGATGGCCAAAGCGGTTGGCGCCCGGGTGATGACGACCGCTGGCAGCGAAGAGAAGATGGCCGTCTGTCGCGAACTGGGCGCCGATCTGGTGGTGAACTACAAGACCGACGACGTCGACGCGGCCCTGCAGCAGTTTGCTCCCGGCGGCGTGAATGTCTTCTGGGAGACGCAGCGCGAACCGAATTTTGAGCAGATCGTTTCCCGCATGGCGGAGCGCGGCCGAATCGTCCTGATGGCGGGCCGCGACGCCCGCCCTGTGTTCCCGGTCGGTCCGTTCTATGTGAAAGAGTTGTCGCTGCTGGGCGTGGTGATGTTCAAGGCGACGGCGGAGGAAATGCGGGTCAGCGCCGAGCAGATGAACGCCTGGATGGCGGCCGGCAAACTGCGTCCGCAAATTGGCGCCCGGATGCCGCTGGCCGAAGCAGCCGCGGCCCATCAGCTGCAGGAAGAGAACACCTTGCACCAGGCAGGCACGCTGACCGGCAAGATCGTGTTAACGCCGTAG
- the hslU gene encoding ATP-dependent protease ATPase subunit HslU produces MLERSEALPAPEDQTPRRIVEYLDQYIVGQHDAKRAVAIAIRNRWRRQQLPEELRQEVAPKNILMIGPTGVGKTEIARRLASMTGAPFIKVEATKYTEVGYYGRDVESMVRELVENAIGLVRERERKHVEKEAAERAEQRLLDLLLPRPTSGFEAPPAPRSDDDSSSGSGQPEFERSRGKLHEMLKAGLLEEHKVELTVEKQQPSVMLGGMGLEQMDVDLQGMFEKIMPKQTRRTEVTVAAARKILFEQACDSLLDPDKIHAAAIELAENLGIIFLDEIDKVVASGSKSADVSRQGVQRDLLPIVEGATVQTKYGSLRTDHVLFVAAGAFHSSKPSELMPELQGRFPIRVELNELTREDFVRILKEPRNSLTRQYTALLKTEKLELTFTDDAIDALADCAHKVNTGTQNIGARRLYTILERLLEELSFDASERPPGKFEIDAAYVAQRLQGVVQDEDLSRFIL; encoded by the coding sequence GTGTTAGAGCGGAGCGAAGCATTGCCAGCCCCCGAGGATCAAACCCCCCGTCGTATTGTCGAGTATCTTGACCAGTACATCGTCGGCCAGCACGACGCCAAAAGAGCGGTCGCCATTGCGATCCGCAATCGCTGGCGCCGGCAGCAACTGCCGGAGGAGTTGCGCCAGGAAGTGGCGCCGAAGAACATCCTGATGATCGGCCCCACCGGCGTCGGCAAAACCGAGATCGCCCGGCGCCTTGCCAGCATGACGGGCGCCCCGTTTATCAAGGTCGAAGCCACCAAGTACACCGAGGTGGGCTACTACGGCCGCGATGTCGAGAGCATGGTGCGCGAACTGGTCGAGAACGCCATCGGCCTGGTGCGCGAACGGGAACGGAAGCATGTGGAGAAGGAAGCAGCCGAACGGGCCGAGCAGCGCCTGCTCGACCTGTTGCTGCCGCGGCCGACCAGCGGTTTTGAAGCGCCGCCTGCCCCGCGGTCCGACGACGACAGTTCTTCCGGCAGCGGACAACCCGAGTTTGAACGCTCCCGCGGCAAGCTGCACGAGATGCTCAAAGCGGGCCTGCTGGAAGAACACAAGGTCGAGCTCACCGTCGAGAAACAGCAGCCGTCCGTCATGCTGGGCGGCATGGGGCTGGAACAGATGGATGTCGACCTGCAGGGGATGTTCGAAAAAATCATGCCCAAGCAGACTCGCCGCACTGAGGTCACCGTCGCCGCGGCTCGCAAAATTCTGTTCGAGCAGGCGTGCGACTCCCTGCTGGATCCCGACAAAATCCACGCTGCGGCGATCGAGCTGGCGGAGAACCTGGGCATTATTTTTCTCGACGAAATCGACAAGGTCGTCGCCAGCGGCAGCAAGTCGGCCGACGTCTCCCGTCAGGGCGTGCAGCGCGACCTGTTGCCGATTGTCGAAGGCGCCACCGTCCAGACCAAGTACGGTTCCCTCCGCACCGATCATGTGCTGTTCGTGGCGGCGGGTGCCTTTCATAGTTCCAAACCGAGCGAACTGATGCCCGAGCTGCAGGGCCGGTTTCCGATCCGTGTGGAGCTGAACGAACTGACGCGGGAAGACTTCGTCCGCATTTTGAAAGAGCCGCGGAACTCGCTCACCCGCCAGTACACGGCCCTGCTGAAGACCGAAAAGCTAGAGCTGACGTTTACCGACGACGCCATCGACGCCCTGGCGGACTGCGCCCACAAGGTGAACACGGGGACGCAGAACATCGGCGCCAGGCGATTGTATACGATCCTGGAGCGACTGCTGGAAGAGCTTAGCTTTGACGCGTCGGAACGGCCGCCGGGCAAGTTTGAGATCGACGCCGCGTATGTGGCCCAGCGTCTGCAGGGCGTGGTCCAGGATGAAGACCTGAGCCGCTTTATTCTGTAG
- the hslV gene encoding ATP-dependent protease subunit HslV — protein sequence MKLHATTILTVRREGQVALGGDGQVTLGSSIMKADACKIRRLLDGQLLCGFAGGAADAFTLLERFEAKLREHPANLARAATELAKEWRTDRMLQKLEAMMAVVDVKTSLLVSGTGDVISPTDGVIGIGSGGNYAIAAARALLKNTDLSAAQIVRQSLEIAAGIDIYTNDNIVVEELTC from the coding sequence ATGAAACTCCACGCCACTACCATTTTGACCGTTCGTCGCGAGGGGCAAGTCGCCCTGGGCGGCGATGGCCAGGTAACGCTTGGGTCGTCGATTATGAAGGCGGACGCCTGCAAGATTCGTCGTCTGCTTGATGGGCAACTGCTGTGCGGTTTTGCTGGCGGTGCGGCGGACGCCTTTACCCTGTTGGAACGGTTTGAAGCGAAGTTACGCGAGCATCCGGCCAACCTCGCCCGGGCGGCGACGGAGCTGGCCAAAGAGTGGCGGACCGATCGTATGCTGCAGAAACTGGAAGCGATGATGGCGGTCGTCGACGTGAAAACGTCGCTGCTGGTTAGCGGCACAGGCGATGTGATTTCCCCGACCGACGGCGTGATCGGCATCGGTTCTGGCGGGAATTACGCGATCGCGGCGGCCCGTGCGCTGCTCAAAAATACGGATCTATCCGCGGCCCAGATCGTGCGGCAATCGCTGGAGATCGCCGCCGGTATCGACATTTACACCAACGATAACATCGTGGTGGAGGAATTAACGTGTTAG
- a CDS encoding N-acetylglucosamine-6-phosphate deacetylase, translating to MKLVGRRYDTEEMIALTLELGVVKAVTAVDDPAAPWLAPGFIDLQVNGYGGLEFNDPELTVAKVEQMMTAFDPFGVARLSPTTTTAGYDLLHHALTVLAQAKAESPKVAQRWAGIHVEGPYISSEDGPRGAHPLAHCRAPDWDEFQRLQEAAQGEIRLLTLSPEYDNAPDFIRQATATGVRIAIGHTGANSEQIRAAVDAGATLSTHLGNGSHGIIRRHPNYIWDQLAEDRLVASLIVDGHHLPREVVQSLVRGKTPERCILVSDITSMGGLPPGYYKTGLGAVEVLENGKPVVAGQREYLAGAALPIHVNIAKVMDFAGVDLKTAIEMATSRPAEYIGCDYGRFTPGAPADFVLFDQDADPTQPLHIRTNVLGGEVVYQAS from the coding sequence ATGAAACTTGTAGGCCGCCGTTACGATACCGAGGAAATGATCGCGCTGACGCTGGAACTGGGAGTGGTGAAGGCCGTGACTGCGGTCGACGATCCGGCCGCCCCCTGGCTGGCGCCCGGTTTTATCGATCTGCAGGTCAACGGCTATGGCGGGCTCGAGTTTAACGACCCGGAACTGACAGTCGCCAAAGTCGAACAAATGATGACGGCGTTCGATCCGTTTGGCGTCGCCAGACTGTCGCCCACCACCACGACGGCCGGTTACGACTTGCTGCATCACGCGTTGACCGTGCTGGCCCAGGCCAAAGCCGAGTCGCCCAAAGTGGCGCAGCGCTGGGCTGGCATCCATGTCGAAGGCCCTTATATTTCGTCGGAGGACGGTCCCCGCGGGGCGCATCCGCTGGCCCACTGTCGGGCGCCGGACTGGGACGAGTTCCAGCGACTGCAGGAGGCGGCCCAGGGGGAGATCCGCCTGTTGACTCTCTCGCCGGAATACGACAACGCGCCGGACTTCATTCGCCAGGCGACGGCGACCGGCGTGCGCATCGCCATCGGCCACACCGGCGCCAACAGCGAGCAGATTCGGGCGGCGGTCGACGCCGGAGCCACGCTCAGCACGCACCTGGGGAACGGATCGCATGGGATCATTCGCCGGCATCCCAATTATATCTGGGATCAGCTGGCCGAGGATCGTCTGGTCGCCAGCCTGATTGTCGACGGGCATCATCTGCCGCGCGAGGTCGTGCAGTCACTGGTCCGCGGCAAAACGCCGGAGCGCTGCATCCTGGTCAGCGACATCACCAGCATGGGCGGTCTGCCGCCGGGCTATTATAAAACGGGGCTGGGGGCGGTCGAAGTGCTGGAGAACGGCAAGCCCGTCGTGGCGGGCCAGCGAGAGTACCTGGCCGGCGCCGCCTTGCCGATCCATGTGAACATCGCCAAGGTGATGGACTTTGCCGGCGTCGATCTGAAAACGGCGATCGAGATGGCGACCAGTCGTCCAGCCGAGTACATCGGTTGCGACTACGGGCGCTTCACCCCCGGCGCTCCGGCCGACTTCGTGCTGTTCGACCAGGACGCCGACCCCACGCAGCCACTCCACATTCGCACCAACGTCCTCGGCGGCGAGGTCGTGTACCAGGCGTCGTAA
- a CDS encoding aminotransferase class IV: protein MPLTRNKAAMIAYLNGRWVAPHEINVPVNDTGFLLGVTVAERLRTFGGELFSLDEHFERLARSLAIVGVEPPEGLANLQQATIELTARNHALLSPGDDLGVTVFVTPGPYDHKPESKPRTCIHSSPLPFADWAGLYAAGQPLRTVATQQIPAACWPPELKCRSRMHYYLADHEAAAMERGARAVLLDQNALATEASTANLVAYRTEEGLISPPTEKILPGISVKTLFDLAAELDIRVVHRDLTVADLETSDELYLTSTSPCLLPVPRINGRQLGDGQPGPVYQRLISAWSAKVGLNIVEQAQQYQRRGE from the coding sequence ATGCCATTAACACGCAATAAAGCAGCCATGATCGCCTATCTCAACGGCCGCTGGGTCGCCCCGCACGAGATCAACGTCCCGGTCAATGACACCGGTTTTCTCCTGGGAGTCACCGTCGCCGAACGCTTGCGCACCTTTGGCGGCGAACTTTTCTCGCTTGACGAGCACTTTGAACGCCTCGCCCGTTCGCTGGCGATCGTCGGGGTAGAACCGCCCGAAGGCCTGGCGAACCTGCAGCAGGCGACGATCGAACTAACGGCCCGCAATCACGCGCTGCTTTCGCCCGGGGACGACCTGGGAGTGACTGTCTTTGTCACTCCGGGTCCGTACGACCATAAGCCGGAGAGCAAGCCGCGAACTTGCATTCATTCTTCCCCGTTGCCGTTCGCCGACTGGGCCGGTCTGTACGCCGCGGGTCAACCGCTGCGGACCGTCGCCACGCAACAGATCCCCGCTGCGTGCTGGCCGCCCGAGCTCAAATGCCGCAGCCGCATGCACTACTACCTGGCCGATCACGAAGCGGCCGCGATGGAACGGGGCGCGCGGGCCGTACTGCTCGACCAGAACGCGCTGGCGACCGAAGCCTCCACGGCGAACCTGGTGGCTTACCGGACCGAGGAAGGCCTCATCTCCCCGCCGACGGAAAAGATCCTGCCGGGCATCAGCGTGAAAACGCTCTTCGATCTGGCGGCGGAGCTCGACATCCGCGTGGTGCATCGCGACCTGACCGTCGCCGATCTGGAAACGTCCGATGAACTCTACCTGACCAGCACCTCGCCCTGCCTGTTGCCCGTCCCACGCATTAACGGCCGCCAGCTAGGCGACGGCCAGCCGGGCCCCGTCTACCAGCGACTCATCAGCGCCTGGAGCGCCAAAGTCGGCCTCAACATCGTCGAGCAAGCGCAACAGTATCAGCGAAGAGGGGAATAA
- the thpR gene encoding RNA 2',3'-cyclic phosphodiesterase: MDAIRSFIALELTPEIKSTALKLSDRLRKAGAEVRWVEDEQMHITLNFLGDVPSVAIPAVCEAMARAAGAMPAFDMVVRGAGAFPRNDRPRTIWLGVEEGSEELIELQRAVGMELDKIGIYTDRKKFRPHITLGRVRGGKSMEALAELLEANADFSAAAMQVAEIVMISSFLERRGPIYDVMGRADLGEE; encoded by the coding sequence ATGGACGCTATTCGTTCGTTTATCGCGTTGGAACTGACGCCTGAGATCAAGTCAACGGCGCTCAAGCTGAGCGATCGTTTGCGCAAGGCGGGGGCGGAAGTGCGCTGGGTCGAAGACGAGCAGATGCACATTACGCTCAACTTTCTGGGCGACGTTCCGAGCGTGGCGATTCCCGCCGTTTGCGAAGCGATGGCTCGGGCGGCGGGGGCGATGCCGGCGTTTGATATGGTCGTGCGCGGAGCCGGCGCGTTCCCGCGGAACGATCGCCCCCGCACGATCTGGCTGGGCGTCGAAGAAGGCTCCGAGGAGCTGATTGAACTGCAGCGCGCGGTCGGCATGGAGCTGGACAAGATCGGCATATATACCGACCGGAAAAAGTTCCGTCCCCACATCACCCTGGGACGGGTCCGCGGGGGGAAGTCGATGGAAGCCCTGGCCGAACTGCTGGAAGCTAACGCCGACTTCAGCGCCGCCGCCATGCAGGTCGCCGAGATCGTCATGATCTCCAGCTTCCTTGAACGCCGCGGGCCCATCTACGACGTCATGGGCCGCGCGGACCTGGGGGAGGAGTAG
- a CDS encoding PfkB family carbohydrate kinase, with protein MSLLVVGSVAFDSVETPTARRDDVLGGSAVYFSYAASYFTGVRLVGVVGDDWPEEHTKFLQNRKVDTSGLQVIAGKKTFRWTGKYHANMNDRDTLEVHLNVFGEFDPVLPEDFQRSPFVFLANGSPGVQMKVLDQVRGPRLVVADTMDLWIRETRDELMALLQRIDGLVLNDSEAKLLTGEENLVKAGHRVREMGPRFVVVKKGEHGAMFFSEHETYVMPAYPTEDVVDPTGAGDSFAGGMMGYLAEKNNFDSSTLKEAMAYGTLVASFNVEDFSLDRMKGIERADLDRRLEEYRKMLSF; from the coding sequence ATGTCGCTGCTTGTCGTAGGTTCCGTTGCGTTTGATAGTGTCGAAACGCCCACCGCCCGTCGTGATGACGTGCTGGGAGGTTCGGCCGTGTACTTCTCGTACGCCGCCAGTTACTTCACCGGCGTGCGCCTGGTCGGGGTCGTCGGCGACGACTGGCCGGAAGAGCACACGAAGTTTCTGCAGAATCGCAAAGTCGATACTTCGGGGCTGCAGGTAATCGCCGGTAAAAAAACGTTCCGCTGGACGGGCAAGTACCATGCCAACATGAACGACCGCGATACGCTTGAGGTGCATCTGAACGTGTTCGGCGAATTTGATCCTGTCCTGCCGGAAGATTTCCAGCGCAGTCCGTTTGTGTTCCTGGCGAATGGTTCGCCCGGCGTGCAGATGAAAGTGCTCGACCAGGTACGGGGGCCGCGGCTGGTGGTGGCTGACACCATGGACCTGTGGATTCGCGAAACCCGCGACGAACTCATGGCCCTGCTCCAGCGGATCGACGGCCTGGTTTTGAACGACAGCGAAGCCAAGCTGCTCACCGGCGAAGAGAACCTGGTCAAAGCCGGGCACCGCGTGCGGGAAATGGGCCCGCGTTTCGTCGTGGTGAAAAAAGGGGAGCACGGCGCCATGTTCTTCTCGGAACATGAAACGTACGTGATGCCGGCCTATCCGACCGAAGACGTCGTCGATCCGACCGGCGCCGGCGACAGTTTCGCGGGCGGCATGATGGGCTACCTGGCCGAGAAGAATAACTTCGACTCCAGCACCCTGAAAGAAGCAATGGCCTACGGCACGCTGGTCGCCAGCTTCAACGTGGAAGACTTCAGCCTGGACCGCATGAAAGGCATCGAACGGGCCGACCTGGATCGGCGTTTGGAAGAGTATCGCAAAATGCTTTCGTTCTAA
- a CDS encoding DUF3604 domain-containing protein: protein MGPLEFNRRHFLGGALAAAAVSTAPARSALTAGADQERLQLFWGDLHNHNAVGYAVGSLERSIEVAQEHLDFFAFTGHASWHDMPNMPGDRHLKWVRGFEAHSKHWEKTRRLIQDANSENFVALLGYEWHSSHFGDYCMIFPDDQPELYLPDHADKLLDFAEAQKAFAIPHHLGYKSGWRGANFDHFRASVTPVVEIFSEHGCCESDRAPFPMIRHSNGGRSTGNTVAPQLQQGRRFGFVASSDNHRGYPGAHGEGVLGVWARDLSQESLFDAIRSRRTYAATGDRIALEVALNEQPMGSETAAVADRQIDVRVDAQDSLQLVELIRNGKVIQRHFPEDHTEPGVQLPGKAKCRIHYGWGPWAALGLGRTCPWEMQIKITGGRFHHVSPCFQSGPYEEQMRDRLEVISDTEIRLRSFTSRIQCYGEDPTKALVLELEGAPDAVLTLTLKQPAQQVVQARLGDLAVENVVEFTGVFTSESLIINRLVSPGEYSAKIRWHDRRDPSQGADWYYVRATQHNGQMAWSSPIWVEGTT from the coding sequence ATGGGTCCTTTGGAATTTAACCGCCGCCATTTCCTGGGCGGAGCGCTCGCAGCAGCCGCCGTATCGACGGCTCCGGCCCGCTCCGCTTTGACCGCGGGCGCCGACCAGGAACGTCTGCAGTTGTTCTGGGGCGATCTGCACAACCACAATGCGGTCGGCTATGCGGTGGGATCGCTGGAGCGTTCGATCGAGGTGGCGCAGGAGCATCTCGATTTTTTCGCCTTTACCGGCCATGCTTCCTGGCACGACATGCCCAACATGCCGGGGGACCGGCATTTGAAGTGGGTCCGCGGTTTCGAAGCGCACTCCAAGCACTGGGAGAAAACCCGGCGGCTGATCCAGGACGCCAACAGCGAGAACTTCGTCGCGCTGCTGGGTTACGAATGGCACTCCAGCCATTTTGGCGACTATTGCATGATCTTTCCCGACGACCAGCCGGAGCTGTACCTGCCGGACCATGCCGACAAACTGCTCGACTTCGCCGAGGCCCAGAAGGCCTTCGCGATTCCGCATCACCTGGGCTACAAGAGCGGCTGGCGCGGCGCCAACTTTGACCACTTCCGCGCCAGCGTCACCCCGGTGGTCGAAATTTTCAGCGAGCACGGCTGCTGCGAAAGCGACCGCGCTCCGTTCCCGATGATCCGCCACAGCAACGGCGGCCGGTCAACCGGGAACACCGTGGCGCCCCAGCTGCAGCAAGGCCGGCGGTTTGGCTTTGTCGCCAGCAGCGATAACCATCGCGGGTATCCGGGCGCACATGGCGAAGGAGTGCTGGGCGTCTGGGCGCGGGACCTCAGCCAGGAGTCGCTGTTTGACGCCATCCGTTCCCGTCGCACATACGCCGCGACCGGGGACCGCATCGCCCTGGAAGTCGCTCTGAACGAGCAACCGATGGGCTCGGAAACGGCTGCCGTCGCCGATCGCCAGATCGACGTCCGGGTCGACGCACAGGACTCCCTGCAGCTGGTCGAACTGATCCGCAACGGCAAGGTGATTCAGCGCCACTTCCCGGAAGACCACACGGAACCCGGCGTGCAACTGCCCGGCAAAGCGAAGTGCCGCATCCATTACGGCTGGGGTCCCTGGGCGGCGCTTGGCCTGGGCCGCACCTGCCCCTGGGAGATGCAGATCAAAATCACCGGCGGCCGGTTCCACCATGTGTCCCCCTGCTTCCAGTCGGGACCGTACGAAGAACAGATGCGCGATCGGCTGGAGGTTATCTCCGACACGGAGATTCGGCTGCGGTCGTTCACCAGCCGCATCCAGTGCTATGGCGAAGACCCGACCAAAGCCCTGGTGCTGGAACTGGAAGGCGCGCCCGACGCCGTGTTGACGCTGACGCTCAAGCAGCCGGCACAGCAGGTCGTGCAGGCCCGGCTGGGCGATCTGGCGGTGGAGAACGTGGTCGAGTTCACCGGCGTGTTCACCAGCGAGAGCCTGATCATCAACCGGCTGGTCAGCCCCGGCGAATACTCCGCCAAGATCCGCTGGCACGATCGCCGCGATCCCAGCCAGGGGGCCGACTGGTATTACGTGCGAGCCACGCAGCACAATGGCCAAATGGCCTGGTCCAGCCCGATCTGGGTCGAAGGGACAACGTAG